A region of the Leptospira venezuelensis genome:
CAGTTAATATTCCCGATGACGGAGTATGGCAGGCTTCCGGAGTAACTCTTTTAGATTTTGAAAATGATACTGGAAATTGTAGTGGTACTACTGCAACAAATACTCTGATCAAAGCATCGGTGCAGAATAAAACATATAAAGGGATTAGATTCTATTTGGGAGTTCCTGAGGATCTGAACCATTTAAATCCGGTGACTGCTCCGAGTCCTCTGAATATTTCCGGACTAGCATGGATGTGGAGCACTGGATACATTTTCGGAAGATTCGAATTCGCTGCAACGGTAGTAAATTCACAATCTGAAACTAGTTTCTGGAAAGCAGCAGTCCATTTCGGTTCCTCAGATTGTAGTATGGGCACTCCTTATGGCTGCAATATTTCAAATCGCCCCTTCATCGAACTATTGCCTAGCGGAGGTTTCAACCCATCCCGGCACGCAGTTCAATTCGATTTAAAATCTTTAGTAGCAGGTTGGGATATAGGAACAGCAGCTGAGAGTGTTGCGGCAAATTCGAATAATACGATCGAATGCCATTCGAACCAAGGAAATACAATTAGCGATACGAACTGTCCGGTTCCGTTCACCAATATTGGCTTAAGTTATGCAACGGGTAATCCTTCTGGAACCCAATCAGTCTTCTCGGTCGTTTCCAAGTAAGATTTCAACGGTCCCCTTTCCGGAAGGCCAGGGGACTTTTTGGAGAATATTATGAAATATTTATTCTTTATTCTGATCATTTCAGCAGGGTTCTTATCTTGTACAGACTTATTGAATCAGAATGAAAACAGAAGTTCTTTAGAAAGTTTAGCTTTTTTGGGGAGGACCCCAAATGCGATCGAAGGAACTCCATATATCTTCGATCTTCCAGATGGGTTTCCAACCCCTAAGGTTCCTTCGGAAAATCCGATTACTGTAGAAAAGGTAGAGTTAGGAAGATTTTTATTCTTTGACCCTAGGTTATCAGAGAATGAAACACAGTCTTGCTCGAGTTGCCATAATCCTTCCATGGCATTCACTGACGGCAGAACGGTTTCAATCGGATCTACCGGAAATAATCATCCGAGAAATGCACAACATTTGTCGAATGTAGCTTATAACGTCCGTCAGACCTGGGCAAATCCGCTTTTAAAAGATTTGGAACAACAAGCTTTAGTTCCTCTTTTCGGCGAAAACCCTATAGAACTTGGAATGAAGGATAAAGAAAATGTATTATTCGATCGATTAAAGAATGATCCGCAATATCAGGAATTATTCAAAAAGGCATATCCGAGTCAGTCGAATCCATTCAATTTATCGAATATAGTCTCCTCGTTATCCAGCTTCCAAAGAACTCTTATATCCGGAAATTCTGCTTATGATAGATACCAAGAAGGAGATTCTTCGGCCCTAAGTGCATCTGCCATCAGAGGTAAAAATTTATTCTTTGGAGAAAGAGCAGAATGTTTCCATTGTCATGGTGGTTTCAATTTTACTGATACGATCCTACACACAGGTACTGTGTTTGAAGAAATTACATTCCATAACAATGGATTGGATTCATCCAGATATGTGAGTCCAAACGGAGGACTCTATGAGTTTACATTCAAGGCAGCGGATAGAGGAAAGTTCAGGGCTCCCTCTTTACGTAACGTAGAACTAACTGCTCCATATATGCATGACGGTTCCATTCCTGATTTACTGGCCGTAGTCAATCACTATGTAAGCGGTGGAACTGGAGATGGAACTACAAATCCAAACAGGGATGTCTTTGTTAGAAGTTTCTCCTTAAGTGAATCTGAAAAACAGGACTTGGTAGAATTCTTAAAAAGTCTGACTGACACTGAATTTACGACCAATCCGAAGTTCCAGAATCCGTTTTAAAATTTTAGATAAACATGATGAAGAATAAAATAAAATTCGAATATATCTTACTGTTCCTGCTTTCCTTCCAAGCTTGTGCCTATGGAAATTTAGGAAATTCTACGGAAGAAAGATCGACAGAATTACAGGCGTTATTCCGTATCTTTGACGAAAGAAGAGCAATCATCTCTCCCTGGTTATATTACTCGGATGACCAAGGAGATTCTGACATAGGTTCTTTTACTTTAAATGGAAGTTCTTCCTACCAGATACAGCTCACAGGGAATGAAGTGGTACTGGAAAGTATTTCTATGTTGTTTCGGGCTCCAGAGAATTCTTTTTCGGTTTCCTCTAGTTCCTCAGATTCAAAATATCATGTGTTTCATGATGGTGGTTCAGAAACTCCTACAACAGGAACCGGCTCTTATTCCAAAAAATATGGGATCAAAGGAAGTTTCTCTCCCGGGGATATTTCAATCTCTGATTTTAATACTTTAACCGGGCCTGTAAAAAGACAAAGTTTATCTCCTTTTCCTCCAGTTCCCTACGGGACTTTAGAACATATTTATGGAGAATTTTCAGACCTTCTTCTTACATTCCAGATTTTCAATGGATCAAGCACGAAGACGGTCCACGTGGAATTAAGGGAGGCAGAATTCCAAGTAGAAGCTTCCTGCGATTTAGAAATCCCGTATAAAAAAAATACGCCATTCTCCATTGGATTTAGGACGGACGGTCTGCTTTCACAACGAGCGGGGTCTTCTGTTTCTATCCTGGATGGGATCTTTGCACTTTCTGGTTCAGAGATCACAATCAACGATTTTCAAAACACTACACTTTATTCCGAAATCCTGGAGAACTTGGAAACAAACGGCCAGGTGTTGGTATTATATTCATGTTTCTAATATTCAAAAATTATCATATTATATCTGTTATACGATTTTTTGCATTTTTATTCTTCATATTTTTAGGTGGAGAAGTTTTTGCTCACCATGCAGGAGAAGGCCAAAATATGATCTCTTCTACAAGGTTTGTGGACCCTTTTACTGGAAAAAGAGAGAAACCTTCCGATTATCTTTTGATCACCCAGGATTTCCAAAAAGGAACGATAGATAATTCTAATCTTCACACAACCACTGTGTTCGGTGAATTTAATTTTGCCGGAGGTAAATTCGCAGCTAACTTTAGTGCTCCTTGGACTTATTATGAACAAAAGGATAGAAGTGATGCCGCTCGTTATGGTAAAGCTTTTGTGGGGGCAAAATGGAATCCTCTGATTGATACCGGCTGGCCTTTCTTCATTATTTTAGAAGGAAGGCTTGGTTTTCCTTCGGGTGGGAATACTGACAAATTTGCGGGCGGGGATTATTATTCTGGGATCGCAAATCTTACCTTAGGTGCAACCTGGAAGCAGTTCCTATTCGTGCTTAGAGGTTCTGGAATCTTTCCACTCTCTAAAGATCATGCGAATCTAACTACTCAGTCGGGTCTTCCCTATTGGGCCCAGAGTTCCACCACTCAAAATACAGAAGAACATCCTGAGATCCAAAAAATCACACAATGGTTTGCGTATGTGACGTATTTTTGGACCAAAGATATTAGCGTTTTTGGAGGACTTTTGTATAGAACTCCTTATGTGAATGTGATCGGCGGCGGTAGTCTTCTGGAAGAAGATTCAGAAACTCAGAAAAAATTCCCGAAAGCGTTCAAAGAAGCTAGTTTAGGTTTTAATTATACTCTTACCAAAGGTACTTATCTCACCATTGCAGGTCGCCTTCCTTTGATCCGGGATCCTGAGATCAGACTTTATGATTATGCCATCACTACTTCGATTTCTTTTGAACTCCCCGAATGGAGGGATTCTTCTAAAAAATCGGATAAAGAAGCGGAAGAGTTTGAATCGGAAGAGGATTTGGAGAAGAAGTAGTTCACGCATAGAAAAGAAATTTCGCATAGAGGCCACGGAGAACACAGAGGTTTTTCTCACGCAGAGACGCTAAGGTGTAGAGAGTTTTCTCTCAGACATGTTGGAGATTTTAGTTTTGATGATTATGCGATGTGGGAATTCCTACATCCGAATCCCAGTGAGGTCGGTGATCTCTATGCGAAATGATTTTATATTAAAAATATTTAATCCCAGAGGGATTGGAAGCAGAGCGCTGAATTTTTTTCGAAACTTTGGAAACCAGGTTTGGCCACACATTCTTCCTCAGTGGAAGGAAAATAATCAATACCTCCCCCTTCGTATTTGATCCGGCAACAACCTTGAGTCTTAGAGGGTTTTTCTTTCTTGGGAGAAGGTTCTGAAGTTTTAGCATCCTTTGGCTGCTCAGGAGAAACTCCTAAAACGGAAGTCTCAAATGCACATATACCACAAATCACCAAGATCGAAATCCAAAACCGGAAAAAACCCATGCCTAATTTTATCCGGACGCATATTCTACGACAAGGAAAAATCCCTGAATTCAAAAAGTGAAGTCAAGTTTTTACGTTGACTCGCTTACCTTCTGAAGGTGACAAAGAGAGAAAAGTACAAAAGACCGAATAGGAATTCAAATGAAAAATCACCGCTCAATTCTAATAAGACCTAAGTCTTTATCAATCTCCGTTATCTTCCTTACGATCGCATTCAGCCAAGTTTCGGCAGAAACGATCCTTTTAAAAAACGGTGAAAAAACCTATGGAACTGTAATCGATCAATCTACAGATACTGTTACAATCCTTAAAGAAACTAAAAGGCAAACCCTTGCTAAGTCCCAGATCTTAAAAATTATCTTCAAAGATATCAAGGACGAGGCGGAACTTGCAAAATTATTCGATACTGAAAAAAAGAAACTGAATAAAGACGGCAAAAAGCCTGAAAAAGAAGAACAATTAGACACCATTCTTCTAGAACAAATGATCAAGGAGAATAGTTATAAGGCGGTCCAAAAACGTCTGGCATTGATTGAGAAATACATCGATGAACAAGATTCTAGTTGGGAAGAATATATTTCCGCAAACAGAAATCCATGGGAACCTGTTTGGAAATCAGCCATCCTCCCAGGTTGGGGACTTTCAACTATGAAACATGATAATTACGCGAGAGCTTATCAGATAGCGATCGGTCTTTCTATCATTGTTGCGGTGGGTGGAAGCCAAGCAGCAACAGAACAGCATAATAAAGCAGAGAATCGTCTAGGCAAAATTTTATTCGAAGATCCAGTTACTTATGCACAGATCCAAGGTTCCGGAATTATGGGAGCGTCGGTTCTTGTGACTAAACTTCAATCGGATAGTATTTCTGAGTATAATTCCTTTAAAAGTAAAGAAAACCAATATGAAACTTATAGCAGAACCGGTCTTTATTTCGGTGTAGGATTGTATTTAGTGCAGTTGGCCCAAAGCTATTTTTTAGGACAAAAATGGGCGACTCATAATATTATCCAAACTCCTTCTGGAGAAGCAGTTAAGGAAGGATTTAACTTCAAAAGTAATTATACACCAATCGCTGCAGGTGGCGCGAGTAATCTTTGGGAATATCACACCGACCTAAGATATGTAAGTACTTTCTAAACTTCCGGAATAGAATATCCTTTCGATTTCAACCAGTCCTGGTCGTATAGCCTGGACTGGTATCTTGCCCCACTATCGGCAAGAATGGTGACTATTGTATGTCCTGGCCCTAACTCTTTTGCAAGTTTTACAGCAGCACCTATATTGATCCCGCTTGACCCTCCCACAAACAATCCGTCTTTACGAAGAAGTGTATAAATATATTCTAAACATTCTGCATCTGTAACTCGGATCGCATCGTCAAATGGAGCATCTTTCATGTTTTCGGTAATTCTCCCATTACCGATCCCTTCTGTGAAAGAATTTCCTTCCGAGCTTAGTTCACCCTTCTTTATAAAATTGTAAATTGCTGATCCATAAGGTTCCGCAGCGATTGTTTTGATCTTCGGATTTTTTTCTTTTAAGAATATTGCGGTCCCGCTGAATGTTCCACCGGTTCCTAAAGAGGCTAGCCAAGCATCCACCTTCCCTTCTGTTTGTCTCCAGATCTCAGGTCCTGTAGTATGATAATGTGCTAAACGGTTTGCCACATTATCAAATTGATTTGCCCAAATTGCATTTGGAGTTTCTTCCGCTATGCGGGCTGAAACTTTTACATAATTCCCGGGATCTTTATATGGAACTGCGGGAACCGTTCTTACTTCTGCGCCAAGTGTTCTTAACAAATCTATTTTTTCTTTGGATTGAGTGTCTGGGATCACGATCAGGCATTTATATCCTTTTGCATTACAAATATGTACTAGACCGATTCCAGTATTTCCTGCAGTGCCTTCGACCACTGTGCCACCCGGCTTTAAAAGACCCTTCTTCTCCGCTTCTTCTATAATGAATAATGCTGCCCTGTCTTTTACGGAACCTCCAGGATTTAAGAATTCTGCTTTTCCTAAAATTTCACAACCTGTTAGGTCTGAATAATAATTCAAACGGATGAGAGGAGTATTCCCGATCGAATCTGCAAAACCTTTTTTGATCTCCATAAGAGCCTCTTTATTAAACTATTTTAATATATACCAATAAAAAAAGGAAAGCAAACCCACTTTTGTGGACTCGCTTTCCCCCTCGAATTTTTCCGGTATTATTTTTGTTCCGGAAAAATATTTTATGTTTTTGAATTGGCCCTACAGACCGCCTACGCGGACTTCAAGAACCTATAAATTATTAAGCGATTGTTACGTCTTTAGACAGATATACGTCTTGGATCGCGTTTAACAATGCTACTCCGTCTTTCATAGGCTTTTGGAATGCCTTTCTTCCGGAGATAAGTCCCATTCCACCAGCTCTTTTGTTAATGACTGCAGCTTTTACCGCATCGCCCAAATCGTTAGAACCGGAAGGACCGCCGGAATTGATCAGACCAATTTTACCCATATAACAGTTTGCTACTTGGTATCTTGCCATATCGATCGGATGATCAGAAGAAAGATCGGTATACATCTTATCGTCTTTTTTACCAAATTTCAGATCTCTGAATCCGCCTAAGTTGGTTTCAGGCAATTTTTGTTTTACGATATCCGCTTGGATAGTAGCAGCTAAA
Encoded here:
- a CDS encoding MbnP family copper-binding protein; the protein is MKSLYIVAMAACSLIFMGCDGSSNPNMALLALMSQTEVPGIQFKAVVGDNDAKCGSNIDGHGHASITSFGSMSSESTVSIMHVAGAMPITLQDLRFYVSNLELIDQDSNTVTVNIPDDGVWQASGVTLLDFENDTGNCSGTTATNTLIKASVQNKTYKGIRFYLGVPEDLNHLNPVTAPSPLNISGLAWMWSTGYIFGRFEFAATVVNSQSETSFWKAAVHFGSSDCSMGTPYGCNISNRPFIELLPSGGFNPSRHAVQFDLKSLVAGWDIGTAAESVAANSNNTIECHSNQGNTISDTNCPVPFTNIGLSYATGNPSGTQSVFSVVSK
- a CDS encoding methanobactin export MATE transporter MbnM; its protein translation is MKYLFFILIISAGFLSCTDLLNQNENRSSLESLAFLGRTPNAIEGTPYIFDLPDGFPTPKVPSENPITVEKVELGRFLFFDPRLSENETQSCSSCHNPSMAFTDGRTVSIGSTGNNHPRNAQHLSNVAYNVRQTWANPLLKDLEQQALVPLFGENPIELGMKDKENVLFDRLKNDPQYQELFKKAYPSQSNPFNLSNIVSSLSSFQRTLISGNSAYDRYQEGDSSALSASAIRGKNLFFGERAECFHCHGGFNFTDTILHTGTVFEEITFHNNGLDSSRYVSPNGGLYEFTFKAADRGKFRAPSLRNVELTAPYMHDGSIPDLLAVVNHYVSGGTGDGTTNPNRDVFVRSFSLSESEKQDLVEFLKSLTDTEFTTNPKFQNPF
- a CDS encoding LIC11086 family outer membrane transporter, whose amino-acid sequence is MFLIFKNYHIISVIRFFAFLFFIFLGGEVFAHHAGEGQNMISSTRFVDPFTGKREKPSDYLLITQDFQKGTIDNSNLHTTTVFGEFNFAGGKFAANFSAPWTYYEQKDRSDAARYGKAFVGAKWNPLIDTGWPFFIILEGRLGFPSGGNTDKFAGGDYYSGIANLTLGATWKQFLFVLRGSGIFPLSKDHANLTTQSGLPYWAQSSTTQNTEEHPEIQKITQWFAYVTYFWTKDISVFGGLLYRTPYVNVIGGGSLLEEDSETQKKFPKAFKEASLGFNYTLTKGTYLTIAGRLPLIRDPEIRLYDYAITTSISFELPEWRDSSKKSDKEAEEFESEEDLEKK
- a CDS encoding LIC_11321 family protein; this translates as MGFFRFWISILVICGICAFETSVLGVSPEQPKDAKTSEPSPKKEKPSKTQGCCRIKYEGGGIDYFPSTEEECVAKPGFQSFEKNSALCFQSLWD
- a CDS encoding LA_0442/LA_0875 N-terminal domain-containing protein, which translates into the protein MKNHRSILIRPKSLSISVIFLTIAFSQVSAETILLKNGEKTYGTVIDQSTDTVTILKETKRQTLAKSQILKIIFKDIKDEAELAKLFDTEKKKLNKDGKKPEKEEQLDTILLEQMIKENSYKAVQKRLALIEKYIDEQDSSWEEYISANRNPWEPVWKSAILPGWGLSTMKHDNYARAYQIAIGLSIIVAVGGSQAATEQHNKAENRLGKILFEDPVTYAQIQGSGIMGASVLVTKLQSDSISEYNSFKSKENQYETYSRTGLYFGVGLYLVQLAQSYFLGQKWATHNIIQTPSGEAVKEGFNFKSNYTPIAAGGASNLWEYHTDLRYVSTF
- a CDS encoding cysteine synthase A codes for the protein MEIKKGFADSIGNTPLIRLNYYSDLTGCEILGKAEFLNPGGSVKDRAALFIIEEAEKKGLLKPGGTVVEGTAGNTGIGLVHICNAKGYKCLIVIPDTQSKEKIDLLRTLGAEVRTVPAVPYKDPGNYVKVSARIAEETPNAIWANQFDNVANRLAHYHTTGPEIWRQTEGKVDAWLASLGTGGTFSGTAIFLKEKNPKIKTIAAEPYGSAIYNFIKKGELSSEGNSFTEGIGNGRITENMKDAPFDDAIRVTDAECLEYIYTLLRKDGLFVGGSSGINIGAAVKLAKELGPGHTIVTILADSGARYQSRLYDQDWLKSKGYSIPEV